DNA sequence from the Microvirga terrae genome:
TCTATGCGCGGTTATACCCGGCGATCCTTGCGGTGCGGGATCGCGTGATGGCTGCCTTGTCGGAACGGGAGCGGGAGACCTTGCAAGACCTCTTAGCGCGCGTGATCAACGCCAATGAACTCAGGAGCGATCGTCGCTCCGACTGATTTTGCCTAGACCACGCGGCTGAACCGGGAGCGCATCCGTCCGAGCGCTATGACGGATGGCTCCGGTGTGCTGTGATAGCGCAAGCCTTCAGGGAGGTATCCCATGGCCTATGTCATGTTTCAGTATGACCGCCCGACCGACTCGCATCGCTGGAACGATTATAACCAACGGGTCCGGGACTGGATCGCGCAGCTTCTGCAAATCCCGGGTGCGATGTCCTTTATGGCCTATCGCGCTGCTGACGGAGCCAGCCCCGACACGATCACCCTGCTGGAGTTCCATACTGTCGAGGATGCTCGCAAGGCGCAAGCATCCGAGCAGATGCAGAGAGTTCTCGAAGGTCTTCGGTCAGTCGGCGTGACGGCCAAGATTCTGCTGGTGGAGCGCTCACCATTTACACCCGAGGCATTTCACACGTGAGACCAGAGCCGCGTGGGAGGCAAGTGAGGCGACGAAGAGGCAACCAACGGCGCAAGATGCGCCGTCAGCCGGAGCACCGAGAATTGGAATCCGACCCAAAATCCGCCGACACCGATCAGGGAAGAGCCGAAGCGGGAATCAATGCTGTTCAGGATCGCGGCGGCCCGTTCGTGGCAGCGGTCGAGGCCACCCGCATGCCGATGGTGGTGACCGATCCCGGCATTGACGGCAATCCCATTGTCTATGTGAACCAATCCTTCATCGACCTTTTCGGCTATACCCGTGAGGAGGTTCTGGGCCGGAACTATTTCTTTCTGACTGGTCCTGACACCGGCCCTGAGGCCGAGAGGCTCATCCGGGCTGCCATGCAAGCCGACGAACCTCTCACCCTTGAGGTGTCGCTTCGCGCCAAAGATGGCCGCGAGGTCTGGGTGGCCCAATTCGTCAGCCCTGTTCACGACGACCAGGGCCGCGTGATCCAGCACTTCGCCTCGTTTTGGGACATCACCCGCCGTGTCAGAGCCGAGCGTCGCACCCAGCGCCTGAACGAGGTTCTGGAGGCAAGGGTCAAGGAGCGGACCCAAACGCTCCAGGATGAAGTCGACCGCAGGCGGGCTCTGGAAGTGGTTCTGATGGAAAGCCTCCGCGAGAAGGATCAGCTTCTGAGCCAAAGAAGCGTGTTGCTGCATGAGGTCAACCATCGGGCCAAG
Encoded proteins:
- a CDS encoding DUF1330 domain-containing protein yields the protein MAYVMFQYDRPTDSHRWNDYNQRVRDWIAQLLQIPGAMSFMAYRAADGASPDTITLLEFHTVEDARKAQASEQMQRVLEGLRSVGVTAKILLVERSPFTPEAFHT
- a CDS encoding sensor histidine kinase — encoded protein: MESDPKSADTDQGRAEAGINAVQDRGGPFVAAVEATRMPMVVTDPGIDGNPIVYVNQSFIDLFGYTREEVLGRNYFFLTGPDTGPEAERLIRAAMQADEPLTLEVSLRAKDGREVWVAQFVSPVHDDQGRVIQHFASFWDITRRVRAERRTQRLNEVLEARVKERTQTLQDEVDRRRALEVVLMESLREKDQLLSQRSVLLHEVNHRAKNSISMAISMLRLQIGRQDNPEVSEALENAIQRLDHLARIHELLYRQDSNDVQAVDMAGYLTELCRNFGHLRSPQDQRIDLTSDADEITLDVDRAINVALIAGEAITNALKHAFPDKRRGTIRVGLHRQGEDVLLFIEDSGVGLPATRRTGSLGMRLIEGMARSLNGTLAIEGDRRTRIQVRFPLTSERNDPAG